One window of Corynebacterium accolens genomic DNA carries:
- a CDS encoding TetR/AcrR family transcriptional regulator, giving the protein MVRQRMTGRERREQLISIGRAAFAELGFEGTSVEEIASRAGVSKPVVYEHFGGKEGLYAVVVDREMLALEEVIKDSLEEGSWRERIEQAVMALLNYVEEETDGFIILVRDSKPGEERSFSTLLNAAVGQVAYILGEAFEHRGINPELANIYGQALVGMVSTTAQWWLDERSPDKPDKEVVATHIVNLCWNGLSGMEIKPKLGGRK; this is encoded by the coding sequence ATGGTTCGACAGAGAATGACCGGGCGCGAGCGCCGCGAGCAATTGATTTCTATTGGGCGCGCTGCTTTTGCGGAATTGGGGTTTGAAGGCACGAGCGTCGAAGAGATTGCGTCCCGCGCCGGCGTATCGAAGCCGGTGGTCTACGAGCATTTTGGGGGCAAGGAAGGCCTGTATGCGGTGGTCGTGGATCGGGAGATGCTGGCGCTGGAAGAAGTCATTAAGGATTCTTTAGAAGAAGGCAGTTGGCGCGAGCGCATCGAGCAGGCCGTGATGGCGCTGCTGAATTACGTTGAGGAAGAAACCGATGGTTTCATCATCTTGGTGCGCGATTCGAAGCCGGGCGAGGAACGCAGCTTTTCCACGCTGCTGAATGCCGCGGTGGGGCAGGTGGCTTATATCTTGGGCGAGGCCTTTGAGCACCGCGGTATTAATCCGGAGCTAGCAAATATTTATGGGCAAGCTCTCGTGGGCATGGTCTCTACCACGGCGCAGTGGTGGTTGGATGAGCGCAGCCCGGATAAACCGGATAAGGAAGTCGTCGCTACGCATATAGTCAATCTATGCTGGAATGGTTTGTCCGGTATGGAAATTAAGCCCAAGCTAGGAGGCAGGAAGTAA
- a CDS encoding DUF4300 family protein: MSNLVDKQSQEVARTALADAGVPQESIDGFFELVDEYNTAVPTESMVAEGFTDYGTQDPEYDVEAISKAWNDHHADYVGTNCRINTFTLADSLFSVDDQDNPNDSLLFLDQQSLDNAPDQIFDEAERAKFEAFYGNVETTMEQDPGQHIADIKAYFKDRGIEFADTDARVVSVFSHDTLTEPATLFIGHTGVAVPYEGGYLFLEKLAFDMPYQAVTVKDMQQLNDYLMHKYDDGPDLEYGQPVIFDNDDVIEGMRYVKK; this comes from the coding sequence ATGAGCAATCTCGTGGATAAGCAATCGCAAGAAGTAGCCCGCACCGCGCTTGCCGATGCCGGAGTGCCACAAGAAAGCATCGACGGCTTTTTTGAATTGGTAGACGAATACAACACTGCCGTACCGACAGAGAGCATGGTGGCCGAAGGTTTCACGGATTACGGGACGCAAGACCCAGAATACGACGTGGAGGCCATTTCAAAGGCCTGGAATGATCATCACGCGGATTATGTGGGTACCAATTGCCGCATCAATACCTTCACCTTGGCGGATTCGCTCTTTTCCGTTGATGACCAGGACAACCCCAATGACTCCTTGCTGTTTTTAGATCAACAGTCCCTAGATAATGCGCCGGATCAAATCTTTGATGAAGCCGAGCGCGCCAAGTTCGAGGCCTTCTATGGGAATGTGGAAACCACCATGGAACAAGATCCAGGGCAGCACATCGCTGATATCAAGGCTTATTTTAAGGACCGTGGCATCGAGTTCGCGGATACCGATGCCCGAGTGGTGTCGGTATTCTCGCACGATACTTTGACGGAGCCGGCCACACTTTTCATCGGGCATACCGGCGTTGCCGTGCCGTATGAGGGTGGCTACCTATTCTTAGAAAAGCTTGCCTTCGATATGCCTTACCAGGCGGTGACGGTGAAGGATATGCAGCAGCTTAATGATTACCTGATGCATAAATACGACGACGGCCCCGATCTGGAGTACGGCCAACCCGTCATCTTTGACAATGATGACGTCATAGAAGGTATGCGCTACGTCAAGAAGTAA
- a CDS encoding Ltp family lipoprotein produces MSTPSSSPSPYSNNSQPAGQPPVGQPPADAPQKKKGGCLKWGAIIIGVLIVISIIAGLGGSDDENSSSTNSTDQTTQQDTVEANPEEEAQEVDAGEDSHAAQDDQDVPREFKNALKSAKVYSDTMHMSKQGLYDQLSSEYGEQFSPEAAQYAIDNLEADYHDNALQTARNYEEMMSMSPNAIYDQLVSEYGEKFTAEEAQYAVDNL; encoded by the coding sequence ATGAGTACCCCCTCCTCTTCTCCCTCTCCGTATTCCAATAACTCTCAACCCGCGGGCCAACCACCGGTGGGTCAACCACCAGCTGACGCGCCGCAGAAGAAAAAGGGCGGGTGCCTCAAATGGGGCGCAATCATCATCGGTGTCCTCATTGTTATTTCCATCATTGCGGGTTTGGGCGGCAGCGATGATGAAAACAGCAGCAGCACAAACTCCACGGACCAAACCACCCAGCAAGACACTGTGGAGGCCAACCCAGAAGAAGAGGCTCAGGAGGTTGACGCAGGCGAAGATTCTCACGCTGCGCAGGATGACCAGGACGTCCCGCGCGAATTCAAGAATGCCCTGAAGAGCGCCAAGGTGTACTCAGACACCATGCACATGTCCAAGCAGGGATTGTACGACCAGCTCAGCAGCGAGTACGGTGAGCAATTCAGCCCGGAAGCCGCCCAGTACGCCATTGATAATTTGGAAGCGGACTACCACGATAATGCTCTTCAAACGGCTCGCAATTACGAAGAAATGATGAGCATGTCCCCCAACGCCATCTATGACCAACTCGTCAGCGAATACGGTGAAAAGTTCACCGCAGAAGAAGCACAGTACGCAGTGGATAATCTGTAG
- a CDS encoding DUF3800 domain-containing protein, translating into MNRFSPSSPPRVHLPISTEGVAYFVDEAGSKGTLGKHFVTAAVRTTDPDRLSRAIKACRDKNKFTKAEEVKFSKVNKNSEPILAELFSEAVASGCKFGAFVLDKRHFDPWSSRNQWQGHLFATDRLLRGLITRREVSVVMLDHIDVPQGVSYGDELTTSLNSRFGNKRVISAVSLDSRTCPALQIADLLASAVFHARKKIEDNGLEQFLEDKTPKARLAKDIAAALGETHFADCRTNLLKLQTSHEKSLTELNR; encoded by the coding sequence ATGAATCGCTTCTCTCCTTCGTCACCTCCTCGTGTACACCTACCTATCTCAACCGAAGGGGTTGCGTATTTTGTTGATGAGGCGGGAAGTAAAGGGACCCTTGGGAAGCATTTTGTGACCGCAGCGGTTAGGACGACAGACCCAGACAGATTATCTCGTGCCATCAAAGCGTGCCGAGATAAAAACAAATTTACAAAAGCCGAAGAAGTTAAATTTTCAAAGGTTAATAAGAATTCTGAACCAATTCTCGCGGAATTATTTTCTGAAGCAGTTGCTTCAGGGTGTAAATTTGGAGCGTTCGTTTTAGATAAAAGACATTTTGATCCATGGTCTAGTAGGAACCAGTGGCAGGGGCATCTATTTGCTACGGATAGGCTGCTTCGCGGGCTGATAACCCGTCGTGAAGTTAGCGTAGTCATGCTAGATCATATTGATGTTCCTCAAGGAGTGTCGTATGGGGATGAGCTTACAACCTCGCTAAATTCTCGATTCGGTAATAAGCGGGTGATTTCAGCTGTTAGTTTAGACTCAAGAACTTGTCCCGCTTTGCAAATTGCAGACCTGCTAGCCAGTGCAGTGTTTCACGCAAGAAAGAAGATCGAGGATAATGGGCTCGAGCAGTTCCTTGAAGACAAAACTCCAAAGGCGCGGTTGGCAAAAGATATTGCAGCAGCACTAGGCGAAACGCATTTTGCTGACTGTCGGACAAACCTACTGAAATTGCAGACGAGCCATGAGAAGTCTTTGACAGAATTAAATAGATGA
- the mfd gene encoding transcription-repair coupling factor, protein MATPMLAGLLKVAATDPKLKGLVANVGQDLHITGIDQARPWALGTLAHHAPVLAVTATSREAEDLTAELTAMMGDKVAMFPSWETLPHERLSPGVDIIGKRAQVLHNIDDLRIIVTAARGLSQPILQDIEGRAPVHLEEDHEYNFDDVVRSLEFRAYKHVDMVAKRGEFATRGGIIDVFPTTLDYPVRVEFWGDEVTDIRQFSVADQRTIPEIEVGRVDIFTARELPITDAVAQRAATLAATHTGNPALVELLTKVSEHIPAEGMEAVLPVLSDAPLITLSEFLPAATHVVMMAPEKIRRRVEDLEKTDAEFLAAGWEAAAMGADGPLSTEGLDTEGSSYRSFESLEVSIREAGQPLWTFSPPGMLAGPEEETLPLEFEPGPTPRGDIKEIDAMMAQLLAHTNAGGRAAFIAPAQGAIKRMVERFAEQGIRTKVATPGWEPSAGEVTLYQALSHAGLVFPKVRKLKDAEALPLVVVTETDLTGNRVGDIADAKRRPAKRRNKVDPLALKQGDFVVHETHGIGKFLKMAERTIQSGDETSRREYIVLEYAPSKRGQPADQLWVPMDSLDLLSKYTGSESPHLSKMGGSDWKNTKKKARAAVREIAGELVDLYAKRQAAPGHQFAPDNPWQAEMEDNFPFVETEDQMLAIDAVKEDMESTVPMDRVVVGDVGYGKTEVAIRAAFKAVQDGTQVAVLVPTTLLAQQHFDTFSERMAGFPVKMAVLSRFTSKKEATEIFKGLADGSIDIVVGTHRLLQTGVHWKNLGLIVVDEEQRFGVEHKEHIKALKASVDVLTMSATPIPRTLEMSMAGIREMSTILTPPEDRHPVLTYVGAYEDKQVAAAIRRELLRDGQTFFIHNKVSDIEKKARELRDLVPEARIVVAHGQMNEDVLEKTVQGFWDREYDVLVCTTIVETGLDIANANTLIVENAHHMGLSQLHQLRGRVGRSRERGYAYFLYPKGATLTETSYDRLATIAQNNDLGAGMAVAMKDLEMRGAGNVLGAQQSGHIAGVGFDLYVRLVGEAVEAFKSLARGEAPAVTDEGPKEIRIDLPVDAHIPESYIDSERLRLEVYRKLAASQDNKDLAAAREEMEDRFGPLPKEVERLLAVARLRHQARRAGVADITVQGTRVKFHPVELPDSKQVRLKRLYPGSSFRAAAKAINVPFPKAGRNVTSPKLRDEELIQWAADFLSALFDVQPINVSGEEAGAGSVISVGE, encoded by the coding sequence ATGGCGACGCCAATGCTGGCAGGTCTGCTTAAGGTCGCGGCCACAGACCCGAAGCTTAAGGGGCTCGTGGCCAATGTGGGCCAGGACCTGCACATTACGGGTATCGATCAGGCGCGCCCTTGGGCTCTTGGCACCTTGGCCCACCATGCGCCGGTGCTGGCGGTAACGGCCACCAGCCGCGAGGCCGAGGATCTCACCGCGGAGCTTACCGCGATGATGGGCGATAAAGTCGCGATGTTCCCGTCGTGGGAGACGCTGCCGCACGAGCGGCTGAGCCCGGGCGTGGATATCATCGGCAAGCGCGCGCAGGTGCTGCACAACATTGATGACCTGCGCATTATTGTAACGGCCGCACGCGGGCTGTCCCAGCCCATCCTGCAGGACATCGAGGGCCGCGCCCCGGTGCATCTGGAAGAAGACCACGAGTATAACTTCGATGATGTGGTGCGCAGCCTGGAATTTCGGGCGTATAAGCACGTGGACATGGTGGCCAAGCGCGGTGAGTTTGCCACCCGCGGCGGCATTATCGATGTCTTTCCCACCACCCTGGATTACCCGGTGCGCGTAGAGTTTTGGGGCGATGAGGTCACCGATATCCGCCAGTTTTCTGTTGCTGACCAGCGCACCATCCCGGAAATCGAGGTCGGTCGCGTGGATATCTTTACCGCCCGCGAGCTGCCGATTACGGATGCGGTGGCACAGCGCGCGGCCACATTGGCGGCGACGCATACCGGAAACCCGGCGCTGGTGGAGCTTTTGACCAAGGTCAGCGAACATATTCCGGCTGAAGGCATGGAGGCGGTTTTGCCCGTGCTTTCCGATGCCCCACTGATCACCCTCTCCGAGTTCCTCCCCGCCGCCACGCACGTGGTGATGATGGCGCCGGAAAAGATCAGGCGCCGCGTGGAGGATCTGGAAAAGACCGACGCGGAATTCCTGGCCGCCGGATGGGAGGCCGCGGCCATGGGCGCGGATGGCCCCTTGTCCACGGAAGGGCTCGATACCGAAGGTTCGAGCTACCGCTCCTTTGAGTCTCTGGAGGTCTCCATTCGCGAGGCCGGCCAGCCGCTGTGGACATTTTCCCCACCGGGCATGCTGGCCGGGCCAGAGGAAGAAACCCTGCCGCTCGAGTTCGAGCCCGGGCCCACCCCGCGCGGAGATATCAAAGAAATCGACGCCATGATGGCCCAGCTGCTCGCGCATACCAACGCCGGCGGGCGCGCGGCGTTTATCGCGCCCGCGCAGGGCGCCATCAAGCGCATGGTGGAACGCTTTGCCGAGCAGGGCATTCGCACCAAGGTGGCAACCCCCGGTTGGGAACCCAGCGCGGGCGAGGTCACCTTGTATCAGGCGCTTAGCCATGCCGGCTTGGTCTTTCCCAAGGTGCGCAAGCTCAAAGACGCTGAGGCACTCCCGCTCGTCGTGGTCACGGAAACGGATCTGACCGGTAACCGCGTTGGCGATATTGCAGACGCTAAGCGGCGGCCGGCCAAGCGCCGCAATAAGGTGGACCCGCTGGCGCTCAAGCAGGGCGATTTTGTGGTGCATGAAACGCACGGCATCGGCAAGTTTTTGAAGATGGCCGAGCGCACCATCCAATCTGGCGATGAGACCAGCCGGCGCGAATACATCGTGCTGGAGTATGCGCCCTCCAAGCGCGGGCAGCCGGCGGACCAGCTGTGGGTGCCGATGGATTCGCTGGATCTGCTGAGCAAATACACCGGCAGCGAATCGCCCCACCTTTCCAAGATGGGCGGCTCGGATTGGAAGAACACCAAGAAGAAGGCGCGCGCCGCCGTGCGCGAGATCGCCGGCGAATTGGTGGATCTCTATGCCAAGCGCCAGGCTGCACCGGGCCACCAGTTCGCGCCCGATAACCCCTGGCAGGCGGAGATGGAGGATAATTTCCCCTTCGTTGAAACCGAAGACCAGATGCTGGCCATCGACGCGGTGAAAGAGGACATGGAATCCACGGTGCCGATGGACCGCGTGGTCGTCGGCGATGTGGGCTATGGCAAGACCGAGGTCGCCATTCGCGCCGCCTTCAAAGCGGTCCAAGATGGCACCCAGGTCGCCGTCCTGGTGCCGACCACGCTGCTGGCGCAGCAGCACTTCGATACCTTTAGCGAGCGCATGGCCGGTTTCCCCGTCAAGATGGCGGTCCTATCGCGCTTTACCTCCAAGAAGGAAGCTACGGAGATCTTTAAGGGGCTTGCCGATGGCTCGATTGACATCGTCGTCGGCACGCACCGCCTGCTGCAAACCGGCGTGCACTGGAAGAACTTGGGCCTTATCGTCGTCGATGAGGAGCAGCGCTTTGGCGTAGAGCACAAGGAACACATTAAGGCGCTGAAAGCCAGCGTTGACGTGCTCACCATGTCCGCGACGCCGATTCCCCGCACGCTGGAGATGTCCATGGCTGGCATCCGCGAAATGTCGACCATCCTCACCCCGCCAGAGGATCGACACCCGGTGTTGACTTATGTCGGTGCCTACGAGGACAAGCAGGTCGCGGCCGCTATTCGGCGCGAGCTGTTGCGCGATGGCCAGACCTTCTTTATCCACAATAAGGTCTCCGATATTGAAAAGAAGGCGCGCGAACTGCGCGACTTGGTGCCAGAAGCGCGCATCGTCGTCGCCCACGGTCAGATGAATGAGGACGTGCTGGAAAAGACCGTCCAGGGATTCTGGGACCGTGAGTATGACGTTTTGGTCTGTACCACGATCGTGGAAACCGGCCTGGATATCGCCAATGCCAATACGCTCATCGTGGAAAATGCCCACCATATGGGCTTGTCGCAGCTGCACCAGCTGCGCGGGCGCGTGGGCCGCTCCCGTGAGCGCGGTTATGCCTACTTCCTGTACCCCAAGGGTGCCACGCTGACCGAGACCTCCTATGACCGCCTGGCCACCATCGCCCAGAACAACGATCTGGGCGCCGGCATGGCCGTGGCCATGAAGGACCTGGAGATGCGCGGTGCCGGCAACGTGCTAGGCGCCCAGCAATCCGGCCATATCGCAGGCGTGGGCTTCGACCTCTACGTGCGCTTGGTGGGCGAGGCCGTCGAGGCCTTCAAGTCCCTGGCCCGCGGCGAGGCACCTGCGGTAACAGACGAGGGTCCGAAGGAAATCCGCATCGATCTCCCCGTGGATGCGCACATTCCAGAGTCCTATATCGACTCCGAGCGCCTGCGCCTCGAGGTTTACCGCAAGCTCGCGGCCTCGCAGGACAACAAGGATCTCGCGGCGGCGCGGGAGGAAATGGAAGACCGCTTCGGCCCCTTGCCCAAGGAGGTCGAGCGCTTGCTCGCCGTGGCGCGTCTGCGCCACCAAGCCCGCCGCGCCGGGGTGGCAGACATTACAGTGCAGGGCACCCGCGTGAAATTCCACCCGGTGGAACTGCCCGATTCCAAGCAGGTGCGCCTAAAGCGCCTCTACCCGGGCTCGAGCTTCCGGGCCGCGGCCAAGGCCATCAATGTGCCTTTCCCCAAGGCTGGGCGCAATGTCACTTCGCCCAAGCTGCGCGATGAGGAGCTCATCCAGTGGGCGGCGGACTTCTTGAGCGCGCTTTTTGATGTCCAACCCATCAACGTCTCCGGCGAGGAAGCCGGCGCCGGGTCGGTCATCAGCGTAGGCGAGTAG
- a CDS encoding trimeric intracellular cation channel family protein, whose translation MHDVDPLINTMYQAFDLIGVALNGIIGGTIARRREFDIVGFIFLALFSGLAGGMIRDMLIDDGPAAAISDPWYLGLACAGALTAFLIELKGKAWEIFREHGDAIILGMWSTTGCVKALAAGMPMIPCVFLGVLTAVGGGMVRDVASGQIPSIFGGSPLYAVPSIVTGIVMVTFASYDQFAMGMVVSPIVGSGMAIISYWRGWVLPRAGVAPVNYTAAQVAAIAKKAELKGFRRGRRKR comes from the coding sequence ATGCACGACGTGGATCCCCTCATCAACACGATGTACCAGGCCTTCGATCTGATCGGAGTGGCCTTGAACGGCATCATCGGCGGCACGATTGCCCGCCGCCGCGAATTCGACATCGTGGGATTTATTTTCCTCGCCCTCTTCTCTGGCCTGGCTGGCGGCATGATCCGCGACATGCTTATCGATGACGGCCCCGCCGCCGCCATTTCAGACCCCTGGTACCTGGGCCTTGCCTGCGCCGGCGCGCTGACCGCCTTCCTCATTGAACTGAAGGGAAAGGCGTGGGAGATTTTCCGCGAGCACGGCGATGCCATCATTTTGGGCATGTGGTCTACCACCGGTTGCGTGAAAGCACTGGCTGCGGGCATGCCCATGATCCCGTGCGTATTTTTGGGAGTTCTTACCGCCGTTGGTGGGGGAATGGTCCGCGATGTCGCCTCTGGACAAATCCCGTCCATTTTCGGCGGCAGCCCCCTCTACGCAGTGCCATCCATCGTTACCGGCATCGTCATGGTGACCTTTGCATCCTATGACCAATTTGCCATGGGCATGGTGGTTTCTCCGATCGTCGGCAGTGGCATGGCCATCATCTCCTACTGGCGGGGCTGGGTCCTGCCGCGCGCCGGGGTCGCGCCGGTGAACTACACCGCGGCACAGGTGGCCGCGATTGCCAAGAAGGCGGAGCTAAAAGGTTTTCGCCGCGGCCGGCGCAAGCGCTAG
- the nadA gene encoding quinolinate synthase NadA has product MPSATYAGSDTETGKAWAERIKELAEQRNAVILAHNYQIPEIQDVAHHTGDSLALSRKAAETDADIIVFCGVHFMAESAKILSPNKKVLIPDERAGCSLADSITADELRAWKAEHPDALVVSYVNTTAEVKALTDVCCTSSNAVDVVNSLPADKEILFCPDQFLGAYVKRETGRENIRIWAGECHVHAGISAQQLTQQTQDNPDADLYIHPECGCSNSALYLANEGLVPQERVHMLSTGQMITQSQKQPQNKVLVATETGMLHQLRQAAPNIDFQAVNDHAECKYMKMITPEALERCLMEETDEVTVPEDTANAARKSLEAMISIGNPGGGE; this is encoded by the coding sequence ATGCCCTCTGCCACTTATGCCGGTTCGGACACCGAAACAGGTAAGGCCTGGGCCGAGCGGATCAAAGAATTAGCGGAGCAGCGCAATGCCGTGATCCTGGCCCATAATTACCAGATCCCGGAGATCCAAGACGTTGCCCACCACACCGGTGATTCCTTGGCGCTCTCGCGCAAGGCGGCGGAAACCGATGCAGATATCATCGTCTTTTGCGGCGTGCACTTCATGGCGGAATCCGCCAAGATCCTTTCGCCAAATAAGAAGGTTCTCATCCCCGATGAGCGCGCTGGGTGTTCCCTGGCAGATTCCATCACCGCCGATGAGCTGCGCGCCTGGAAGGCCGAGCACCCCGATGCGCTGGTGGTCAGCTACGTCAATACCACCGCTGAGGTCAAGGCGCTGACCGATGTCTGCTGTACCTCCTCCAATGCCGTCGACGTGGTCAACTCGCTGCCGGCGGATAAAGAGATCCTCTTTTGCCCTGACCAGTTCTTGGGCGCCTACGTCAAGCGCGAGACCGGCCGGGAAAATATCCGCATTTGGGCCGGTGAATGCCACGTGCACGCGGGCATCAGCGCCCAGCAGCTGACCCAGCAGACCCAAGACAACCCGGATGCGGACCTGTATATCCACCCGGAGTGCGGCTGCTCCAATTCCGCGTTGTACCTGGCCAACGAGGGCTTGGTGCCACAGGAACGCGTGCACATGCTCTCTACCGGGCAGATGATCACCCAGTCCCAGAAGCAGCCCCAAAACAAGGTGCTCGTTGCCACCGAGACCGGCATGCTTCACCAGCTGCGCCAGGCCGCCCCAAACATCGATTTCCAGGCCGTCAACGATCACGCCGAGTGCAAGTACATGAAGATGATTACCCCAGAGGCCCTGGAGCGCTGCCTGATGGAAGAGACCGATGAGGTTACGGTGCCAGAAGATACCGCGAATGCGGCGCGCAAGTCCCTCGAAGCCATGATTTCCATTGGCAACCCCGGCGGGGGCGAGTAA
- the nadC gene encoding carboxylating nicotinate-nucleotide diphosphorylase: protein MGNLRLPDCSGLIATALDEDFAYGPDYTSLATVPGKALCTAEFTAREAGTIAGLGLIEQVLDATAQRLSQWGVDTGPTLGDAPSITLHSTDGDRVAPGQVIATVQAPTLLVLTAERTMLNMVSHASAIATQTRRWVDAIAAAAADTGTPESVKQAQVRDTRKTLPGLRALQKYAVRAGGGANHRMGLGDAAMIKDNHVLAVGGSVATALRRVREHAPDIPCEVEVDTLDQLEEVLPLHPDMVLLDNFALADVHTAVHRRNTLSPTTALEASGGLQLENAGEYGTSGVDFIAVGALTHSVRVLDIGLDFS from the coding sequence ATGGGAAACCTGCGCCTGCCGGATTGCTCCGGGCTCATTGCCACGGCCTTGGACGAGGATTTCGCTTACGGGCCGGATTACACCTCGCTTGCTACGGTGCCGGGTAAGGCCCTTTGCACGGCGGAGTTCACCGCGCGCGAGGCCGGCACCATCGCAGGCTTGGGCCTTATAGAGCAGGTCCTTGATGCGACCGCCCAGCGCTTGAGCCAGTGGGGCGTGGATACAGGCCCCACGCTTGGCGATGCCCCCTCTATCACCCTCCACTCCACCGACGGCGACCGCGTTGCCCCAGGCCAGGTCATCGCCACGGTGCAGGCGCCTACCCTCTTGGTGCTCACCGCTGAGCGCACCATGCTCAATATGGTCTCGCACGCAAGCGCCATCGCGACGCAGACCCGGCGTTGGGTCGATGCCATCGCAGCAGCGGCGGCGGACACAGGAACACCGGAGAGCGTTAAGCAAGCCCAGGTGCGCGATACCCGCAAGACCCTGCCTGGCCTACGCGCGCTGCAGAAATACGCCGTGCGCGCCGGCGGCGGGGCAAACCACCGCATGGGCTTGGGCGATGCCGCCATGATTAAGGACAATCACGTGCTCGCCGTGGGCGGCAGCGTAGCAACGGCCCTGCGCCGCGTGCGCGAACACGCCCCGGATATCCCCTGCGAGGTCGAGGTCGATACCTTAGACCAGCTCGAGGAGGTGCTCCCGCTGCACCCGGATATGGTCCTGCTGGATAACTTCGCGCTTGCCGATGTCCACACCGCCGTCCACCGCCGCAACACGCTCAGCCCAACCACGGCGCTAGAAGCCTCCGGCGGGTTGCAGCTTGAAAACGCCGGCGAGTACGGCACCTCGGGCGTGGACTTTATCGCCGTCGGTGCCCTCACCCACTCGGTGCGCGTGCTGGATATCGGCTTGGACTTCTCCTAA
- a CDS encoding NAD(P)/FAD-dependent oxidoreductase, with protein sequence MRTDVVIIGGGFAGTSAAITLARANRSVVLVDSHQPRNRFSEHSHGVLGFESASPIQMLESGRREFQSFGGEIISEKAKLLSPFEDDSSGWKAELESGEVIYSRHVIVATGITDDLPDVPGLERLWGSRVFHCPYCHGYEVKNKNLAVIGGKNPPFTFRIAMLLTKWTDRVTFYPNGLELPKEEQRRMESLGITIELNLVQGVTESERFDGGVVLDVEQEKREYEACFTGPEFVPNDSILRKAGCAVENGWIKADSGMTSCEGIWAAGNVISSPDQMPQAMGAGAAVAIKVDQKMFDEDVSC encoded by the coding sequence ATGAGGACGGACGTAGTAATTATTGGTGGCGGTTTTGCGGGCACTTCTGCAGCAATTACTTTGGCTCGCGCGAACCGGTCTGTCGTCTTAGTGGACTCACATCAGCCACGGAATAGGTTTAGCGAGCATTCCCACGGAGTTTTAGGTTTTGAGTCAGCTTCGCCTATTCAAATGCTGGAAAGTGGCCGCCGTGAATTTCAATCGTTTGGAGGAGAGATTATCTCTGAAAAGGCAAAGTTGCTCTCTCCTTTTGAGGATGACTCATCTGGGTGGAAAGCCGAATTGGAAAGCGGTGAGGTAATCTACTCGCGTCATGTAATCGTTGCTACAGGTATCACTGACGATTTGCCAGATGTTCCCGGACTAGAGCGGCTGTGGGGCTCACGAGTTTTTCATTGCCCCTACTGTCATGGCTACGAGGTCAAAAATAAGAACCTAGCCGTCATTGGAGGAAAGAACCCTCCCTTTACTTTCCGCATAGCAATGTTGCTCACTAAGTGGACGGATCGAGTGACTTTCTATCCAAATGGATTGGAGCTTCCGAAAGAGGAACAGCGGCGTATGGAATCGCTAGGAATCACGATCGAACTTAATTTAGTGCAAGGGGTTACAGAATCTGAGCGATTTGATGGTGGCGTAGTTCTTGACGTAGAGCAGGAAAAGAGAGAATACGAAGCTTGCTTTACTGGGCCTGAATTTGTTCCCAATGATTCGATTCTCAGGAAAGCTGGATGCGCTGTAGAAAACGGTTGGATTAAAGCGGATTCTGGGATGACTTCGTGTGAGGGAATTTGGGCCGCCGGAAATGTCATCAGCTCTCCAGACCAGATGCCTCAAGCCATGGGAGCTGGAGCCGCCGTTGCCATCAAGGTGGATCAGAAGATGTTTGATGAGGATGTCTCCTGCTAG